GCGGACGACTACGTGGTCAAACCCTTCAGCCCGCGGGAGGTGGCAGCACGGGTGCGGGCGGTTCTCCGGCGGGGACAGCGGCCGGCCGCCGGGCTGTCAGCCAAGCCCCGGCAACCATTCCCGTTCGCCGTGGACACCCAGCGGCGCACGATCAGCTACTTCGGCCGGACCCTGGAGCTGTCGCGGTACGAATATCGCATCCTGGAAAAACTCATTGAGCATCCCTGCTGGGTGTTCTCCCGCGAACGGCTGATGGAACTTGTCTGGGAATGCCCGGAGATGAGCCTTGACCGCACGGTCGACACCCATATCAAAACCTTGCGCGCCAAACTCCGTGAGGTGCGTCCCGAGCCCGACCCCATCGTGACGCACCGGGGTGTGGGGTACGCATTGCGGGAGGACTGGTGAGCATTCGCCTGCGGATCTTCCTCGGGTTTTGCCTTGCGATCATCGCCGGCTTCCTGGCTCTAAGTCTATGGATCACGGAGGACATCCGTCTTCAACCATTGAAATCCACGGAAGAAGCCATGGTGGATACGGCCAACATCCTGGCGGCTGGACTAGAGGACCGCCTCCGGGAGGAGCGTCCCGACATCATGGATCTTCGCGCCGCCATGGATCGGGCGCTCCGGCGAAAGCTTGACGCGCGCTTGTATCAACTGGAGAAGCGGGCAGTGACGACTCGGGTGTACGTCACCGACGCGCGCGGCATCGTGATCTACGACTCTCACGGCGGGATCGATGAAGGCAAGGACTACTCCCGCTGGAACGATGTCTACCTGACCTTGCGCGGCCGATACGGCGCCCGGGCCACACGCGGAGACGCCAAGGACTTCTATTCCACCGTGCTCTACGTGGCGGCACCGGTTCACGCCGGCGGCCGGCTGGCCGGGGTGCTGACCGTGGCCAAGCCCGTGAACAGCGTCAAGGTGTTCATCACCGAGATCACCCGCAGGATCGCCCTGGCGGCGGTCATCTCCTTTCTGGCTGCAGCGGTATTGAGCTTCGTTGTCTCCACCTGGATCACCCGCCCACTCGACCGCCTGGCCGGGTACGCCCAGTCCGTCCGCGACGGTCGGCGCGCCGGTCTGCCTCCGCTGGGCAGCAGTGAAATCCGCACTCTGGGTCAGGCGTTCGAGCAGATGCGCGATGCCCTCGAAGGCAAACAATACGTGGAACAGTACGTGCAAACACTGACCCACGAGATCAAGGCACCCCTGTCCTCCATCCGGGGTGCCGCCGAACTTCTCCAGGAGGAACCGCCGCCGGAGGCCCGCCGCCGCTTCGCCGCCACCACCGCCGACGCCGGCACCCGGATCCAGCGGTTGGTGGACAGGTTGTTGGATCTGACCGCGCTGGAGAGCCGCAAGGGTCTGGTGCAGGTGGAATCCGTCAACCTGGGTGAGTTGGTGGATGACGTTGCCGCGGCGGTTGACACCCAGCTCCGTGCCAAGGGAATCGCCCTGAGCCTTTCACTGGCTCCGAATCTGACTGTACCAGGCGAGCGCTTTCTGCTTCGCAGCGCACTGGTCAACCTGATCCAGAACGCCATCGACTTCACACCGGTCGGGGGCGCCATTCAGGTTGCGGCGGCCGCGGAGACCGGGCTGGCGGTGATTTCGGTTCACGACAGTGGCCCGGGCATCCCGGCGTATGCATTGGATCGCGTGTTCGAACGCTTCTACTCGCTTCCCCGTCCAGACACGGGGGCCAAGAGCACCGGCCTGGGATTGGCGCTGGTGCGCGAGGCTGTGGCGCTTCATGGTGGAAGCGTCGAACTGGCCAATCACCCGAGCGGAGGCACCCTGGCGACCCTCCGTCTGCCACTGGCGCCCCCTGCCAGATGATTCAGACCCACCATCCGCTCCAGAGGAGCTCTTAACCAACGGTCCGGCGGCTTTGGTTGAACAGCGCCCGACCACTCCAACTGCACGTCTGCTTCACCGAAAATTCACCACAATCACCCGACCAATTCAAACTTCGTTCACTCCACGGCGGGAGACTCGAACCAGAAACAAATCCATCCGTCGGGAGGTCGCCATGAACATCCGTTTGCTACTCGGGGCTTTGCTCCTCATCGGGCTGGTGGCCGGCTTCGGCTCGGCCCAGAGCGACGACGATTTGGGCCGGAGCCTGTCACCGTTTTTCTATGTCCAGAGCGACGATCCGTTCACCGACCGGCTGCCGCTCAAATCTACGGTGGCGGATGTGCGCATCGCCGGTGTCATCGCCGATGTCACCATCACCCAGGTCTACCGGAACGAAGGGACGCGCGCCCTGGAGGCGATCTACATTTTCCCCGGCTCCATTCGCGCGGCGGTGTACGCCATGACCATGATCATCGGCGAGCGCACGATGGTCGCCCGAATCCGGGAGCGGCAGCAGGCCCGCCAGGAATACGAAACCGCGAAAGCGAGCGGCCGGAGCGCGTCACTGCTCGAGCAGCTCCGGCCCAATGTCTTCCGGATGAATGTGGCCAACATTCTGCCCGGTGACGAAATCCGTG
The Acidobacteriota bacterium genome window above contains:
- the creB gene encoding two-component system response regulator CreB, whose translation is MPERPRILLVEDEKSIADILLYALDTDGFKTSWVSTGGEALAALERDPIDLVIVDIGLPDLSGFELFAEIRRQHPIPVIFLTARGSEIDRVSGLEMGADDYVVKPFSPREVAARVRAVLRRGQRPAAGLSAKPRQPFPFAVDTQRRTISYFGRTLELSRYEYRILEKLIEHPCWVFSRERLMELVWECPEMSLDRTVDTHIKTLRAKLREVRPEPDPIVTHRGVGYALREDW
- the creC gene encoding two-component system sensor histidine kinase CreC → MSIRLRIFLGFCLAIIAGFLALSLWITEDIRLQPLKSTEEAMVDTANILAAGLEDRLREERPDIMDLRAAMDRALRRKLDARLYQLEKRAVTTRVYVTDARGIVIYDSHGGIDEGKDYSRWNDVYLTLRGRYGARATRGDAKDFYSTVLYVAAPVHAGGRLAGVLTVAKPVNSVKVFITEITRRIALAAVISFLAAAVLSFVVSTWITRPLDRLAGYAQSVRDGRRAGLPPLGSSEIRTLGQAFEQMRDALEGKQYVEQYVQTLTHEIKAPLSSIRGAAELLQEEPPPEARRRFAATTADAGTRIQRLVDRLLDLTALESRKGLVQVESVNLGELVDDVAAAVDTQLRAKGIALSLSLAPNLTVPGERFLLRSALVNLIQNAIDFTPVGGAIQVAAAAETGLAVISVHDSGPGIPAYALDRVFERFYSLPRPDTGAKSTGLGLALVREAVALHGGSVELANHPSGGTLATLRLPLAPPAR